In Lycium ferocissimum isolate CSIRO_LF1 chromosome 7, AGI_CSIRO_Lferr_CH_V1, whole genome shotgun sequence, the sequence AAAGTAGCACCGGCCAAAGTTGCCACATGGGGCAATGAAGCAGTGGCATCACTTGAAGGGGCAGGAGCTGGGGCGGAGCTTGGGGGCAATATTTGAGCCATAGCTGCACTCATTGATGCAGCAGCAATTAGGGTGACACAAGCAATCTTCTTCATCTCCATTTctgaatttatttttatttaaaagaaaagtttgttttttatgttttgtgtTTGATTATTTTGTTGCTTTGGTGATTTGAATGTGGTTGAGAAGAGGGGGATATATATAGGTGTGTCTAGGgatatttttgaagaattttataACTCGGATAATTTGAACCACATTTGTATGTTTATGGCTAGAGTGACTTTAGAGATCGTCTGTTAGATTTTAAGGGTTCtcaattttctttattattctaAAATTTAGCGTTTTCTTGTTGGTCTTggtttgtctttttttttcttttttttttttcattcatttcagaAGAAAGTGCAAATATGACAATATTTTGACTAAGTTTTTTACGCTTACGTTAGAAGtaaggggtgtacaaagtaaaccgacaaaccgcactaAACCGATAAATCGAGTTAAATCGAAAAAACAATCCGATTagtgatttggtttgacttggtttggtgttgaaaaaaaaccccgaccataattggtttggtttggttttaacaaaaaaaaaacaaaccgaaccaaaccaacccgacattacatgtattcaatttttaaaatattgtatacataaaaatatttatttgtaatgtaatttataaatatttcttaaattttttggtagttttttttatctattatcatattattcaagtttgaacttagaattttgaatgtcaataagttttatatcctatggatgttagtaactcaaataaagtccaaaccaaaaccaactcaacactaatgctaacaaaagaaattcaatttaccactaagAACGGCAATTAtgttggatatttattctttagttttgcataattgatttagagagtgaaaatacataacttaagttttttttctttgtcatataattaatacttaatAGCCGTACTTttttttagcatgacttagtatttttagattatggtcattttctttatggcttgttaattaacaatatttattttaaccgattttattagcttttgttgaatgttttaatacaatgtcatcactcttctcacattgtgttattttcttaagaaacatcttaattatatagttgtatcttactaggactaaagaaatatttgaagtaaaagttatatgttttgtatcaagactattcccaaaaaaaatccgaaaaaatcGAATAACctgagaaaacccgaggttgaaaaacccgaattttattggtttggtttggtgtataaatttaaaaaatcggCGCAATTGGTTTgttttggtgtttaaaaaatcctaaccaacccggtccatgtataCCCTTTAGAAGAGTGTTATATTTTGAGGGttgttattttttgttcttataaGATTTTAGTTTCTCTTTTATAAGTTCTTTAGAGTAGTCTGTTAATTACTGTTATCCTTATTTCTCATATTTAGTTTTAAGATTGCTTCCTCGGTAGtaaaattattcaattttttcttatttgagTGTAGACATATTATGGTGAAAAAATGTATAGACATATTATCATCACATATTTGGTAATTTATACTCTTTCCGTCcaaaaaagattgtcttagtttgaatTGATACATAAtttaagaaacaaaggaagatttttgaaagGGAAAATAACATAGGGTTCCTACTTAAGactctttattacaaaatatatagatatttttccttatttacaaaatataacgatattttacgaagcatgacggattttcatatattttttatttttttatttttttttcagaattttttttttaaaattattttaattttttttaaaaaagaataatttttatatttttaaaaaaatttatttttaaattttgttcaaAGGctaaaaaaattacctcaaattttttgtgtatgaaagctgtatgaaaaatgtatgaaatgtgtatgcgtgagataaatttttaatataattttcatacacaaaattgtgagcgaaaactttaagccttgaatgttatatgaaagttgt encodes:
- the LOC132062455 gene encoding arabinogalactan protein 23-like, which produces MEMKKIACVTLIAAASMSAAMAQILPPSSAPAPAPSSDATASLPHVATLAGATLLSFFAYYMH